One Acinetobacter pullicarnis genomic region harbors:
- the trpD gene encoding anthranilate phosphoribosyltransferase, translating to MNIQQALSNITKNIHLTQAQMEDVMRIIMQGEATQAQIGALMMGLRLKGESIDEITAAARVMREFAIKIDVSDLPHLVDIVGTGGDGQNLFNVSTAASFVIAAAGATIAKHGNRGVSSKSGSSDLLEKAGLQLDLDMQQTERCIREMGIGFLYAPNHHKAMKYAVGPRKELGFRSIFNLLGPLTNPAGVERLVIGVFSSELCRPIAEVLKQLGAKHVMVVHSQDGLDEISLAAKTYVAELKNDEVTEWIIQPEDVDIDSQTLSGLSVDSADESLALIQNALSKNKTAHGEKAANMIALNAGAGIYVAGLTKNYKQGVALAHDIIYGGQALEKLSVLSEFTKALKQYPA from the coding sequence ATGAATATTCAACAAGCATTAAGCAATATTACCAAAAACATTCATTTGACTCAGGCTCAAATGGAAGACGTGATGCGAATCATCATGCAAGGTGAAGCCACACAAGCACAAATCGGTGCTTTAATGATGGGGCTACGACTAAAAGGTGAAAGCATTGACGAAATTACTGCTGCTGCACGGGTCATGCGTGAATTTGCCATCAAAATTGATGTCAGTGATTTACCACATTTAGTCGATATTGTCGGAACAGGTGGCGACGGTCAAAACCTGTTTAACGTTTCAACTGCAGCAAGTTTTGTGATTGCTGCGGCAGGTGCCACCATTGCCAAACATGGTAATCGTGGCGTCTCTTCAAAATCTGGCTCATCAGACTTACTTGAAAAAGCGGGTCTACAACTTGATTTAGATATGCAGCAAACTGAACGCTGTATTCGTGAAATGGGCATTGGTTTTTTATATGCCCCGAATCATCACAAAGCCATGAAATATGCAGTTGGCCCACGTAAAGAATTAGGTTTCCGTAGCATTTTCAACTTACTCGGCCCGCTTACGAATCCGGCTGGTGTAGAACGCTTGGTGATTGGTGTGTTTTCCAGTGAGCTGTGTCGCCCAATTGCTGAAGTATTAAAGCAGCTTGGTGCAAAACATGTGATGGTGGTGCATTCACAAGATGGCCTTGATGAAATTAGTTTAGCTGCAAAAACCTATGTGGCTGAGCTTAAAAATGATGAAGTCACCGAATGGATTATTCAGCCTGAAGATGTTGATATTGATTCACAAACCCTGAGTGGTCTTAGCGTTGATAGTGCAGATGAAAGCCTGGCTTTAATTCAAAACGCCTTGTCTAAAAACAAAACTGCGCACGGTGAAAAAGCCGCGAATATGATTGCTTTAAATGCGGGTGCTGGCATTTATGTCGCAGGTTTAACCAAAAACTATAAACAAGGTGTCGCTTTAGCACACGATATTATCTATGGCGGACAAGCTTTAGAAAAATTAAGTGTCTTGTCAGAATTTACCAAAGCGCTTAAACAGTACCCAGCATAA